In a genomic window of Helianthus annuus cultivar XRQ/B chromosome 10, HanXRQr2.0-SUNRISE, whole genome shotgun sequence:
- the LOC110885100 gene encoding F-box protein CPR1 — MSDVPMPPDVLAQILSWLPVSSLLRFRSVSKSFRALIDSDYVISHHYNNSVQSNSSVNLIFGGDRSLHYLNLDTSDKYANVVNKIHNPLYFAIFETVILGSCNGVVCLCTTEPDNEIAFWNPVVRKFKKTRLSPAKCLEGVGRGVCVKGFGYDHVRDDFKVVRLVQYVGLFKELVYSKIEVFSLKTEAWRETGDFNYHVCNRRYLNVYVNGCLHWLVSEKAEVKDELMIAAFDLTTEAVRFVPKPEFVNEKAQVNLGILGGCLCMVCNYPKVNVDIWVMKRYGVKDSWSKLISTEDVKIIRELDMLRPIVYSKNGREVLLEKNFERLYWYHLEDKTAKRFKVAGMPRLFVTEMFTGSLVQVKLGNASRKVANKDKNDNENRKKKDDFLSKGFRLVL; from the exons ATGTCCGATGTCCCCATGCCGCCGGATGTTCTCGCCCAAATCCTCTCATGGCTCCCCGTCTCCTCTCTCCTCCGATTCAg GTCTGTTTCCAAAAGTTTCCGTGCGCTAATCGATAGCGATTATGTCATTAGCCATCATTACAATAATTCCGTACAATCAAACTCAAGCGTCAATCTTATTTTCGGTGGTGATAGAAGCTTACACTATCTTAACTTAGACACATCTGATAAATATGCTAATGTGGTTAACAAAATACATAACCCTCTGTACTTTGCGATATTCGAGACTGTGATTTTGGGCAGCTGTAACGGCGTCGTTTGTTTGTGCACCACTGAACCGGATAATGAAATTGCGTTTTGGAATCCAGTGGTCAGGAAGTTTAAGAAGACGCGGTTATCGCCTGCAAAATGTTTGGAAGGGGTTGGGAGAGGAGTTTGCGTTAAGGGTTTTGGGTACGACCATGTGCGTGATGATTTTAAGGTTGTGAGATTGGTTCAGTACGTTGGGTTGTTTAAAGAGCTTGTTTATTCGAAGATTGAGGTTTTTAGTTTGAAGACTGAGGCATGGAGGGAGACCGGGGATTTTAATTATCATGTTTGTAATCGGAGGTATTTGAACGTTTACGTTAATGGTTGTTTGCATTGGTTGGTGAGTGAGAAAGCGGAGGTGAAGGATGAGTTGATGATCGCTGCGTTTGATTTAACGACCGAGGCGGTGAGGTTTGTTCCGAAACCCGAGTTTGTAAACGAGAAGGCGCAGGTTAATCTTGGTATTCTCGGAGGGTGTCTTTGTATGGTGTGTAATTATCCAAAAGTCAACGTTGACATATGGGTCATGAAACGTTACGGTGTTAAGGATTCGTGGAGTAAGTTGATATCGACTGAGGATGTTAAGATTATCAGGGAACTGGATATGTTGAGGCCGATAGTGTATTCTAAAAACGGCCGTGAGGTGCTTTTGGAGAAGAACTTTGAGAGGCTTTACTGGTATCATCTTGAGGATAAGACGGCGAAAAGGTTTAAGGTTGCTGGTATGCCAAGGTTGTTTGTTACTGAAATGTTTACGGGTAGCCTTGTTCAGGTGAAGCTGGGTAACGCGTCTCGGAAAGTTGCAAATaaagacaaaaatgataacgagAATAGGAAAAAGAAAGATGACTTTTTGTCAAAGGGCTTCAGACTTGTGTTGTAA